The sequence CTGCTCGAGCAGCAAGGCTACGACGTCACGCAGGCGACCGTCTCGCGCGACGTCAAGGAGCTCGGGCTGCTGAAAGTCCCGCTCAAAGGCGGGCACGGCGGGACGTTCAAGTACGTCGAGCCCGCGGTAGGACCGGCGTTCAGCTCGCGGCTGCACCGCGTCGTCGCCGAAGTCGTCGTGCAAGTGCGTTCGTCGCTGAACCAGATCGTGCTCAAGACGCACCCCGGCACGGCGATGATGCTGGCGGCCGCGCTCGACGGCGCCGACTGGCCGGAGATCTTGGGCACGATCGGCGGCGACGACACCGTGCTGGTGATCGTCGAGGCGCCGGAAAAGACGCCGATGATCAAGCAGCGCTTCGAAGACATGCGGGGAGAGCAGTAGTTCCGTGAAGATCGTCCTGGCGTACTCGGGTGGGCTCGACACGTCGGTGCTGCTGAAGCAGTTCATCGACCAAGGGCATCAGGTCGTCGCGATGACGCTCAATTTGGGCGAGTCGGACATGGTCGCTGGCGAGGGCTCGCAGGACGCGCTCGAAGCGGTTCGGCAGAAGGCGCTGAAGCTTGGCGCGCTCGACGCGGTGCTGATCAACGCGCGCGAGCGCTTCATCGAGCAGTACGCCTACAAAGCACTCGCCGCCAACGCGTTGTACGAAGGCGTGTATCCGCTGAGCGCGGCGCTCTCGCGGCCGCTGATCGCGGACTTGCTGGTCGAGACGGCGGAGCAGTACGGCGCGGACGCGGTCGCGCACGGCTGCACCGGCAAAGGCAACGATCAAGTGCGCATCGAGGTCGGCGTGCGCGCGCGCGCGCCGCACCTCAAGACGCTCGCGCCCCTGCGCGAGCGGCCGCTCTCGCGTCCTGACGCGATCGCTTACGCGCAAGCGCACGGCGTCCCGGTCGCGCACACCGCGGCGAAGCCGTACTCGGTCGACGCGAACCTATGGGGCCGTTCGATCGAAGCCGGCGTCTTGGAGAACCCGTGGAACGCGCCGCCGGAGGACGCGTACGCGTGGACCGTCTCGCCGCAGCACGCGCCCGCGGAAGGCGCTGAAGTCGTCGTGGCGTTCCGGCACGGTGTGCCGCTCGCCCTTCGACAAGCTCAGGATGACGTGAGCGGCGCGGAGCTTGTCGCGGAATTGAACAAGATCGCCGGGGCGAACGGTGTGGGGCGGATCGACCTGATCGAAGACCGCGTCGTCGGGCTGAAGTCGCGCGAGGTGTACGAGTGCCCCGGGAGCGTCACGCTGATCGAGGCGCACAAGGCGCTCGAGCGGCTGGTGCTCACGCGCGACGAGCTGCGGTTCAAGGCCGGGCTCGACCAGAAGTACGCCGAGCTGATCTACGACGCGCTGTGGTCCTCGCCGCTGCGCGACGCGCTCGACGCCTTCAACGCGAAGCTCTCCGAACGGCTCACCGGCGAGGTGCGCGTGCAGCTGGTGCGCGGCCGCGCGGTCGTCACCGGCGCGCGCTCGCCGTTCGCGCTCTACGACGAGGCGCTCGCGACCTACGGCGCCGGCGACACCTTCCGCCACGACGCGGCCGGCGGTTTCATCCAGATTTACGGCCTCCCGGTCGCGGCCGGAGCCGCGAAGGCGGCCGAGGCCGCCGAGCGCGCCACCCCGGAATTCGCATGAAACGCTTGACGAAACCGCGCTGGGCGCTGTATGTCTATTCACTCATGAGCATCACCGCGATCACCCTGCGCCGACCGCCCACCGACGCGCCCGTACGATCCGTACCGGGCTTCGTCTACGCGGAGTAGCCGAATGCCGGGAACGATCGACGGGCGCGCCGCATGCGGCGCGCTTTTTGTTTTGCGAGACGCGGGAGGACGCCGATGAACGGCCCGCCGGCCGATGCGCACGAGCTGCAGTGGGGAGGCCGCTTTGCGAGCGCGCCCGACGCCGCGCTGCTCGCCTACGGCTCCTCGCTCGCCGACGATCTGGCGATCGCGCGGTTCGACGCGCAGTGCTCACGCGCGCACGTCGCCGCACTCGTCGCGGGAAAAATCATCTCCGCCGCCGACGGCGCGGCGCTCGAAGCGGCGCTCGAGCGCGTCGAGGCGGAGATCGCCGACGGGTCGTTCGAAATCTGGGCGAAGGCGCGCGGCTTCGAGGACGTCCACGGCGCGATCGACGCGCGCGTGCGCGAGATCGCCGGCGCGGCCGGCGACCGGCTGCACAGCGGCCGCAGCCGCAACGATCAAGTCGCGACGACGATGCTGCTGTTCGTGCGCGAACGCGCCTGGGACGGCGCGCGGCTTTGCACCGACGTTGCCGCGCTGTGCGCCGACCGTGCGGCCGAAGAGCTGCAGCGCGGGACGCTACTCGCCGCGACGACGCACTGGCAGCCCGCGCAGCCCGTGCTGCTCGCGCAGTGGATCGACGCGGTGGCGCGCGGCTTCGTGCGCGCCGCGGAGCGGTTCGCGCGCGTCGCGCAGGACGCGCAGCGGTTCTCGCCGCTCGGCAGCGCGGCGCTCGCCGGATCGTCGCTTCCGCTCGGGCGCGCGGCCGCCGCGGAGCTGCTCGCCTTCGAGGCGCCCTCGGAGAACTCGCTCGACGCGGTCGGCGACCGCGACGTGCTGCTCGACTTCGTCGAGACCTGCATGCGCGCGGTGCTCACCGCGTCGCGCCCCAGCGAAGAGCTCGTCGTGTGGGCGGCGCCGGCGTTCGGCTACGTGCGCCTCGACGACGCCGCGTCGACCGGCTCGAGCCTGATGCCGCAGAAGCGCAACCCCGATCCGTTCGAGCTGGTCCGCGCCGCGGCCGGCGCGCTGATCGGCGCGTACGCCGGCGCCGCCGCCACGGTGAAGGGCGTCGCGCTCTCGTACCACCGCGACCTGCAGACGACGAAATCGCTGGTCATTCGCGCGAGCGGTGACGCGTTCGGCGCGCTCGACGCGTTCCGGCGCGCGTTCGCGCACGTGCAGTTCCGCCACGACGCGATGACGGCGCGCGCCGGCACCGGCTACACGCTCGCCACCGATCTGGCCGACGCGCTGATCGCCGCGGGCGCAACGGCGCGCGAGGCGCACCGCGCGGTCGGCGAGCGCGTCCTGCTCGCCGAAGCCGCCGGCCGCGAGCTCGACGAAAACGATCTGCAGCAGCTCGGCATCCCGAACGCTCCGCTCGATTCGCGCGCGTCCGTGCTCGCGAAGCGCACGAGCGGATCAGCCCATCCGGACGAAGTCAGCGTAGCGATCGACGCGACGCGCGCGGCGATTGCGCGCGTTTCCGAACGGATTCCGTCCTACGCGAAGGAGGGCCCGTGATCACCGCCCACGTCGTCGGCGCGAGCGGGTACGCCGCCGCCGAGCTGATTCGTCTGATCGACCGCCACCCGTCGGTCGCGCTCGGCGTGCTGGAGAGCCGCTCGCAGCCCGGCACGCGGGTCGCGGACGTCTTCCCGTGGCTGCCGCACGTGCACGTCGCGCTCGAAGAGAGCGGGACGGCGCTGGCGCGCGTGCGGGAAGACGACGTCGTCTTTCTCGCCGGCGGGCACGACCTCGCGCGCGAGCAGGCGCCCGCGTTTCTCGCCCAAGGCGCGCGCGTGATCGATCTCTCGGACGCGTTCCGGCTGCACGCCAACGCGGGCGAGGCGGTGTACGGATTCCCGGAGCTGCACCGCGAGAAGATCAAAACGGCCCGGCTGGTGGCGAACCCCGGCTGCTACGTCACCGCCGCGCTGCTCGCGCTCGTGCCGCTGCAACCGCTAGTGGATCGGATCGCGAACGTCGTGATCGACGCGAAGAGCGGAATCACGGGCGCCGGCCGCACGCCGGCGGTGTCGTCGATGTTCGCGGAGCTCGACGGCGACGTGCGCGCCTACGGGCTCGGCGGACACCGGCACGGCGCGGAGATCGTGCAGGAGGCGCGCGACGCCGGGATCGCGGCGCCGATCATCTTTTCGCCGCACGTCGTGCCGCTGCGGCGCGGGATCCTCGCCGACGTCTATCTGATCCCGCGCGGGACGATCTCGCGCGACGAAGTTCTTGCGCACTTCGAGCGGTTCTACGCGGCGAACCCGTTCGTCACGGTGTTCCGCGACCTGCGCGCGCCGCATCTGCCGGCGCTCGAAGGGACGAACGACGCGCACCTGGCCGTCGCCGAGCGCGACGGCGTCGTGCAGATTCTCTCCGCGATCGACAACCTCGGCAAAGGCGCCGCCGGCCAAGCGATCCAGAACATGAACCTCGTACTCGGACTCCCGGAGGAAGACGGTCTCAATGCTCGCACAACAGTTGGCTGAAACGAACGGAGAAGCAGTCCGTTTGATCCAGGTGCGCGGCGGTCTGGGCGCGGTGCCCGGCGTGCGGATGGCCGGCGTCCACGCCGGGATCAAGAAGCGCAAGAGCGACCTCGCGCTGATCGCGCTGCCGGGGCCGCACGTCTGCGCGCAAGTCATCACGACGAACGAGATCAAAGCGGCGCCGCTGTTGGCGACGAACGCGCACCTCGACGCCGACGGCGAGGCGATCGGCGCGCTCGTCTGCAATTCCGGCTGCGCGAACGCGTGCACCGGCGAGCGCGGTCTCCGTGACGCCCAGAACACCGCGCGCCACGCGGCGACGCTGCTCGGCCTGCGCGCGACGCAAATCGTCGTGGCGTCGACCGGCGTGATCGGCGTGACGCTGCCGATGGACCGGCTCGCGAAAGGGCTCGACCGCGCCCACAAGTCGCTCGCCGAAGGCCCCGAGGCCTCGTACGACGCGGCCGAAGCGATCATGACCACCGACCACGTGCCGAAGCTGGCCGCGTACGCCTGGCACGAGAACGGCAAGCGCCGCGTGCTCGGCGGGATCGCCAAAGGTTCGGGGATGATCGCTCCCAACATGGCGACGATGCTCGCGTTCTTGGTCACCGACGCCGAGGTCTCGCGGGCGTCGCTGACCGAGGCGCTGCGCGAAGCCGCCGACGGAACGTTCAACATGATCTCGGTCGACGGCGACATGTCGACCAACGACGCGGTCTACTGCTGCGCCAAGCCCGGCGACGCGCTGGCCTCGGCCGGCCTGCGCGCGGCGCTCGCGGCGGTCTGCCGCGACCTCGCCGTCGCGATGGTGAAGGACGGCGAAGGCGCGACCAAGACGCTGACCTTCACGGTGAGCGGCGCGCGCGACGAGCGGCAAGCGCGCACGATCGGCCGCGCGGTGATCAACTCGAGCCTGGTGAAGACGGCGCTCTACGGCGAAGACCCGAACTGGGGCCGCATCGTCGCCGCCGCCGGTTCCGTGGGCGCGGGAATGAACCCGGATACCTGGTCGCTGTACCTCGGCGGAAGCACTTGGGTCGAGCGCGGCGCGATCGAAGCGATGAGCGAAGCGGAAGCGCACCACGTCCTCGAAGAGCACAACGTCGAAGCGCGCCTCGATCTCGGCCTCGGCGAAGCAACCGCGACGGCGTGGGGCTGCGACCTCACCGGCGACTACGTCCGCATCAACGCCCACTACCGGACGTGACTGCGTCACGTCCTTGGCGGTCCTGCGGCCCGTTCAGAGGAAATGTTGAATGACCCCGATTGCAATTTCTAAGGGCGCGCGGCTCGTCACGCAGCATCCGCATCTGATGCAGAACTACGGGCGGTTGGAGATCAACATCGTCCGGGGCGACGGTTGCTGGCTCTACGACGAGTCGGGGAACGCATACCTCGATCTGGTGGCGGGGATCGCGGTGTGCGCGCTCGGGCACGCGCATCCGCGGATCGCGCGCGCGATCGCCGAGCAGGCGGCGACGCTCGTGCACGTGAGCAATCTGGTGCACCACGAGCCGGCAGGGACGCTCGCCGACCGGCTCGCGCAGCTCGCAGGTTTCGACGCGGTCTTCTTCTGCAACAGCGGCGCCGAGGCGAACGAAGCGGCGATCAAGCTGGCGCGCAAGCACGCCTGGCGGCGCGGGGAGAAACGGCGCAACGTCATCCTCGCCGCCAAAGGCTCGTTCCACGGCCGCACGCTGGGCGCGCTCGCCGCGACCGACAATCCGGCATACCACGAAGGCTTCGAGCCGCTGCCGCTCGGGTTCGCGCACGTCGAGTACAACGACGTCGCCGCGCTCGAGGCGGCGATCGGCGAGACGACCGCGTGCTTTCTGGTCGAGCCGGTGCAGGGCGAGAGCGGCGTCGTCCCCGCGACGAAAGAATACCTCGATGCCGCGCGGCGGTTGTGCGACGAGCGCGGCGCGTTGCTGATCTTCGACGAGGTGCAGTGCGGAATGGGCAGACTCGGCCGGCTCTTCGCCCACCAGCTCTACGACGTGAAACCGGACGCGTTCACGCTCGCGAAGTCGCTGGCGAACGGGTTGCCGATCGGCGCGCTCGTCGTGCGCGGCGACGCCGCGACGTCGCTGCAGCCGGGCGATCACGGCACCACGTTCGGCGGTTCGCCCGTCCCCGCCGCCGCCGCGCTCGAGCACCTCGCCGTCCGTGACGTCCTCGACTTGGACGAGCACGTCACCACCGTCGGCGCGCTGCTGCGCGACGAGCTCGCCGCGGTCGCCGCCGACTATCCGGCGGTGTTCGAACCGCCGCGCGGGCTCGGCCTGATGCTGGGGCTTCCCGTGCGCGAGCCGCACGGCGCGAAGGACTTCGTCGCGCGCGGGCTCGACCACGGCGTCTTCCTCAACGCCGCGGGGCGGAACACGCTGCGCTTCGTTCCGCCGCTTGTCATCTCGGCCGACGAGGTGCGCGACGCGGCGCAACGGCTTCGCGCGACGATCGCCACGGTGCTGCGCGGCTAGGAGCTTCTGGCGCGCTCAGCCGGTGGAGCGCAGCGCGCAGCGGTCGTCGGCGACGAGCACGTCGACGACGAGCTCGTCGTCTTGCGCTCCGTGGAGGCGCGCGAAACGCTCGCGGTGCTCGTGCGGCAGGTCGGCGACGCGCAGCGATTTGATGACGGCGTTCAGCGCGTCGCGCCGTTCGGAGGGGACGCGGGCGGCGACGGCCGCGGCGATCTCCGCCTCGTCGAGCGCGCGGCGCACCAGCTCGATGAACTCCGCTTCGGAGAAACCGCACTCAGCGAGCAGCCACGCGCTGATCCCGGGCGAGATGATGTACTCGCCGGGATCGCCGCCGCGCATCAGCCCGCGCGCCTTGTCGATCGTGCGCGGCAGCAGCATCAATCCGGCCAGCCGCGCGCGCGGGTCGCGCGGGGGGCGGCGGCGCAAGCTGACCGGCCGCACGGGCGCTATTTCGTCGGCTTGAGCGCTCGCAGCGCGGCGAGCGCGTTCTCGACGTGCTTCTCGGGCTCGAGGTTCGTGTAGCTGTACGCGACCGTGCCGTCCGGCGCGATGACGTACGACGTGCGGTTGGCGTACGTCGGCGCCTTCAGCACTGCATCGTAGTCCTTCGCGATCACCAGCCCAGGATCGCTGGCGACGAGAAACGCCGAGCGGCACTCCTGCGTGGAGAACTTCTGCTGCGTCGCGATGTCGTCGCCGCTCACGCCGATCACCGTCGCGCCGAGCTTCTTGAAGTCGGCGATGTGCTCGGAAAACATGTGCGCTTCGACCGTGCAGCCGGTCGTGAACGACTTCGGAAAGAAGTACAGCACCACCGGGCCCTTGGCGAGCGCAGCCTTCAGGTCGACGGTTTGCACCTCGCCGCCGAGCGCGGCTTGCGCGGTGAACGGCGGCGCGACGGCACCGTCTTTGAGCGCCGCCGCGGCGGGCTGCGGCCCGCCCAGCGCGAGCGCGGCGCTCGCGGCCGCGAGGAGAAACGGCAGGATATTCGCTCTAGCCATGCTGGTCCTACTTAGAGAATGCGGATGAAAAAACTCTGAGGCCGGGTCGCCGGATTGTGATTCTCATTCTCATGCTCCCCGGCCTGTCGATTTGCGGCAGGGCCGCGCGTCCTAAGGGCGGATGCGACCGGCATCCGCACCGACGGAGGATCGAGAAATGAAATACATGCTGCTCATCTACGGCCCGCAGCGCGACCGCGAGCCGACCCCGGAAGAGTGGGCCGAGGCGATGCCCAAGTGGGAGGCGTACACGAGCGAGCTGCGCAACCGCGGCGCCTACGTCGACGCCGCCCCGCTCGCCGGCGTGAACACCGCGACGACGGTGCGCGTGCGCGACGGCAAGCGCCTCGTCACCGACGGCCCGTTCGCCGAGTCGAAGGAGTATCTCGGCGGCTACTACGTCGTCGAAGCGCCGACGATCGACGGCGCGCTCGAGGCGGCCGCGATGTGCCCCGGCGCGCAGACGGGGTCGATCGAGGTGCGGCCTATTGTCGCAGTCTGACGCCGGCGCGGTCGAGCGCGTCGCACGGTGCTTCCGCGAGGACGCGGGACGCACCGTCGCGGCGCTCGCGCGCGCGCTCGGCGACATCGAGCTGGCGGAAGACGCGCTGCAAGATGCGTACCTCACCGCGCTCGAGCGCTGGCCGCGGCTGGGCTTTCCGGCTCGGCCTTCGGCGTGGATCTTCACCGCGGCGCGCAATCGCGCGATCGACCGGCTGCGGCACGAACGGCTCGGCCGCGAAAAGCTGCGCCGGCTCGCCGCGCTCGAGCCTCCGGCGGACGTCGTGGACGATGCGCCCGAGGACGATGCGATGAGCGCCGTGCCGGACGACCGCCTCGGCTTGATCTTCGCCTGCTGCCATCCCGCGCTCGGCATCGAAGCGCGGATCGCGCTCACGCTGCGCACGCTCGCCGGTTTGACCACCGAAGAGATCGCGGATGCGTTCCTCGTTCCGCACGCGACGATGGCGCAGCGGCTGGTGCGGGTGAAGCGCAAGATTCGCGAAACGGCGATCCCGTTCGACATCCCGCCGGCGGAGCGGCTCCCCGAACGGCTCGACGACGTCTGCACGGTGCTGTATCTCATCTTCAACGAAGGCTACACGGCGAGCGCCGGCGATCAACTGGTGCGAAGAGACCTGTGCGACGAAGCGATCCGGCTCGGCCGCGTGCTCGCGACGCTGATGCCGCAAGAGCCGGAGGTGATGGGGCTGCTGGCGCTGATGCTCTACCACGACTCGCGCCGCGAGGCGCGCGTCGCGCCCGACGGCTCGATGATCGTGCTCGCCGAACAGGATCGCACGCGCTGGAACCGCGCGAAGATCGCCGAAGCGGACGAGTGGCTCAGGCGCGCGGCGCGGCACGACGCGCCGGGCCCGTACCAACTGCAAGCGACGATCGCGTGGGCGCACGTCGCGCCGCCGAGCGCGGACGAGGTCGACTGGCGCGGGGTCGCCGAGCTGTACCGCATCTTGGAGAAGATGACACCCTCGCCGATCGTCGCGCTGAACCGCGCGGTCGCGATCGGCTTCGCCGACGGCCCGGCCGCCGGGCTCGCCGCGCTCGATGCGTTGCCGCGCGAGGAGCTCGGCGACTACCATCACTACCACGTCGCCCGCGCCGACGCGCTGGCGAAGCTGGGCCGCGACGCCGAAGCGCGCGCGGCGTATCAAGCCGCGCTGGCGCGCACGCAGAACACCGCCGAGCAGAGCTACTTGCGCGCGAAGATCGAGCTTACGTCGGTTTGAACATCGGCGCTTCGGCGAAGCGCTCTTTGAGGAACCGGCCGTTCGCGAGCAGCGACTGCGCGTCGTCGACGACCGCGTTCTTCGCGATCTCCTGCATCTTCGCCGCCAGGACGGTGAGCTGCTCGACGACGATCTGGCGCGCCGTCTTGCCGTCGCGGATCGCGACCGTGTTGCGGTACGTCGTCGGGACGCTGAGGTAGGCGTTCAGCGTGTCGGGGAGATAGGTCGTCGCGGTCGAGCGCACGTCGTCGAAGACCGCGTCGACGACATGGCGCGCGGCGAGCCGTGGAAGGATCTCCTCGACCGCCGCGGCGATCTGCGTTACCAGCGCGGCGATCTCCGGCGGCAGGCGCTTCTGCGACTCGGCGGCGAGCCGTGCCACGCCGTCGACCGCGTCCTTCACG is a genomic window of Candidatus Eremiobacterota bacterium containing:
- the argR gene encoding arginine repressor — encoded protein: MTDTATLQQPKTKRQRAILSLIAARPVHSQDELAALLEQQGYDVTQATVSRDVKELGLLKVPLKGGHGGTFKYVEPAVGPAFSSRLHRVVAEVVVQVRSSLNQIVLKTHPGTAMMLAAALDGADWPEILGTIGGDDTVLVIVEAPEKTPMIKQRFEDMRGEQ
- a CDS encoding argininosuccinate synthase; protein product: MKIVLAYSGGLDTSVLLKQFIDQGHQVVAMTLNLGESDMVAGEGSQDALEAVRQKALKLGALDAVLINARERFIEQYAYKALAANALYEGVYPLSAALSRPLIADLLVETAEQYGADAVAHGCTGKGNDQVRIEVGVRARAPHLKTLAPLRERPLSRPDAIAYAQAHGVPVAHTAAKPYSVDANLWGRSIEAGVLENPWNAPPEDAYAWTVSPQHAPAEGAEVVVAFRHGVPLALRQAQDDVSGAELVAELNKIAGANGVGRIDLIEDRVVGLKSREVYECPGSVTLIEAHKALERLVLTRDELRFKAGLDQKYAELIYDALWSSPLRDALDAFNAKLSERLTGEVRVQLVRGRAVVTGARSPFALYDEALATYGAGDTFRHDAAGGFIQIYGLPVAAGAAKAAEAAERATPEFA
- the argH gene encoding argininosuccinate lyase — protein: MNGPPADAHELQWGGRFASAPDAALLAYGSSLADDLAIARFDAQCSRAHVAALVAGKIISAADGAALEAALERVEAEIADGSFEIWAKARGFEDVHGAIDARVREIAGAAGDRLHSGRSRNDQVATTMLLFVRERAWDGARLCTDVAALCADRAAEELQRGTLLAATTHWQPAQPVLLAQWIDAVARGFVRAAERFARVAQDAQRFSPLGSAALAGSSLPLGRAAAAELLAFEAPSENSLDAVGDRDVLLDFVETCMRAVLTASRPSEELVVWAAPAFGYVRLDDAASTGSSLMPQKRNPDPFELVRAAAGALIGAYAGAAATVKGVALSYHRDLQTTKSLVIRASGDAFGALDAFRRAFAHVQFRHDAMTARAGTGYTLATDLADALIAAGATAREAHRAVGERVLLAEAAGRELDENDLQQLGIPNAPLDSRASVLAKRTSGSAHPDEVSVAIDATRAAIARVSERIPSYAKEGP
- a CDS encoding N-acetyl-gamma-glutamyl-phosphate reductase, which encodes MITAHVVGASGYAAAELIRLIDRHPSVALGVLESRSQPGTRVADVFPWLPHVHVALEESGTALARVREDDVVFLAGGHDLAREQAPAFLAQGARVIDLSDAFRLHANAGEAVYGFPELHREKIKTARLVANPGCYVTAALLALVPLQPLVDRIANVVIDAKSGITGAGRTPAVSSMFAELDGDVRAYGLGGHRHGAEIVQEARDAGIAAPIIFSPHVVPLRRGILADVYLIPRGTISRDEVLAHFERFYAANPFVTVFRDLRAPHLPALEGTNDAHLAVAERDGVVQILSAIDNLGKGAAGQAIQNMNLVLGLPEEDGLNARTTVG
- the argJ gene encoding bifunctional glutamate N-acetyltransferase/amino-acid acetyltransferase ArgJ, whose translation is MLAQQLAETNGEAVRLIQVRGGLGAVPGVRMAGVHAGIKKRKSDLALIALPGPHVCAQVITTNEIKAAPLLATNAHLDADGEAIGALVCNSGCANACTGERGLRDAQNTARHAATLLGLRATQIVVASTGVIGVTLPMDRLAKGLDRAHKSLAEGPEASYDAAEAIMTTDHVPKLAAYAWHENGKRRVLGGIAKGSGMIAPNMATMLAFLVTDAEVSRASLTEALREAADGTFNMISVDGDMSTNDAVYCCAKPGDALASAGLRAALAAVCRDLAVAMVKDGEGATKTLTFTVSGARDERQARTIGRAVINSSLVKTALYGEDPNWGRIVAAAGSVGAGMNPDTWSLYLGGSTWVERGAIEAMSEAEAHHVLEEHNVEARLDLGLGEATATAWGCDLTGDYVRINAHYRT
- a CDS encoding aspartate aminotransferase family protein: MTPIAISKGARLVTQHPHLMQNYGRLEINIVRGDGCWLYDESGNAYLDLVAGIAVCALGHAHPRIARAIAEQAATLVHVSNLVHHEPAGTLADRLAQLAGFDAVFFCNSGAEANEAAIKLARKHAWRRGEKRRNVILAAKGSFHGRTLGALAATDNPAYHEGFEPLPLGFAHVEYNDVAALEAAIGETTACFLVEPVQGESGVVPATKEYLDAARRLCDERGALLIFDEVQCGMGRLGRLFAHQLYDVKPDAFTLAKSLANGLPIGALVVRGDAATSLQPGDHGTTFGGSPVPAAAALEHLAVRDVLDLDEHVTTVGALLRDELAAVAADYPAVFEPPRGLGLMLGLPVREPHGAKDFVARGLDHGVFLNAAGRNTLRFVPPLVISADEVRDAAQRLRATIATVLRG
- a CDS encoding DUF5069 domain-containing protein, translated to MRPVSLRRRPPRDPRARLAGLMLLPRTIDKARGLMRGGDPGEYIISPGISAWLLAECGFSEAEFIELVRRALDEAEIAAAVAARVPSERRDALNAVIKSLRVADLPHEHRERFARLHGAQDDELVVDVLVADDRCALRSTG
- a CDS encoding peroxiredoxin, with the protein product MARANILPFLLAAASAALALGGPQPAAAALKDGAVAPPFTAQAALGGEVQTVDLKAALAKGPVVLYFFPKSFTTGCTVEAHMFSEHIADFKKLGATVIGVSGDDIATQQKFSTQECRSAFLVASDPGLVIAKDYDAVLKAPTYANRTSYVIAPDGTVAYSYTNLEPEKHVENALAALRALKPTK
- a CDS encoding YciI family protein, coding for MKYMLLIYGPQRDREPTPEEWAEAMPKWEAYTSELRNRGAYVDAAPLAGVNTATTVRVRDGKRLVTDGPFAESKEYLGGYYVVEAPTIDGALEAAAMCPGAQTGSIEVRPIVAV
- a CDS encoding sigma-70 family RNA polymerase sigma factor — protein: MSQSDAGAVERVARCFREDAGRTVAALARALGDIELAEDALQDAYLTALERWPRLGFPARPSAWIFTAARNRAIDRLRHERLGREKLRRLAALEPPADVVDDAPEDDAMSAVPDDRLGLIFACCHPALGIEARIALTLRTLAGLTTEEIADAFLVPHATMAQRLVRVKRKIRETAIPFDIPPAERLPERLDDVCTVLYLIFNEGYTASAGDQLVRRDLCDEAIRLGRVLATLMPQEPEVMGLLALMLYHDSRREARVAPDGSMIVLAEQDRTRWNRAKIAEADEWLRRAARHDAPGPYQLQATIAWAHVAPPSADEVDWRGVAELYRILEKMTPSPIVALNRAVAIGFADGPAAGLAALDALPREELGDYHHYHVARADALAKLGRDAEARAAYQAALARTQNTAEQSYLRAKIELTSV